Below is a window of Georgenia soli DNA.
GAGCGCCGTGGCCGACGCCATCGCCCAGGGCTGGAGCCGTGAGGAGACGATCGAACGGGTGAACTTCGCGGACCGGTTCCCTGTCGACGTCGGCCAGGAGTACATGATGGACTACATCCAGTCCCTCAACGCCGGATCCCTGTACGACAAGCTCATCGCGGTCCCGGCGAAGGTCTACTAGGTGCCGGTCCGGGGCCGCGTCCCCTTCCCGGATCCGCGACATGATCGAGGCGCCGGTGCGCGGTTCGGTGGACGCAGATGCCGCGGGTCGGCATGCTCGGGCCATGGAGCCAACGGAGGTCTTCGCCAGCCCGTCCGCCGTGACGACCGCTCTGGAGACCACCGGCTACCTCGCCGACCCGGGTCTGGCCACCGTCACGTACCTCGCGCACCAGCTCTCCCGGCCGCTGCTGCTGGAGGGCGAGCCCGGCACCGGCAAGACGGCCCTGGCCGAGGCGCTCGCCGAGGTGCTCGGCCGGCCCCTGATCCGCCTGCAGTGCTACGAGGGCATCGACGCCACCCAGGCGCTGTACGACTGGGACTTCCCGCGCCAGATCCTCCACCTGCGCGCCGTGGAGGCGCTCGCCGCCGCCCGCGCGCGGGCCGTCCCCGTCAACGGCCGGAGCGGCGACGACCTCACCGATAGCGCGCCCGCCCCGCCCACCGCCCAGGACCTCGAGGCCGAGCTGTTCGACGAGCGGTTCCTGCTGGCCCGGCCCGTCCTGCGCGCGTTGCGCGAGAGCCCCTGCGTGCTCCTCGTCGACGAGATCGACCGCGCCGACGACGAGTTCGAGGCTTTCCTCCTCGAGGTCCTGTCCACGTGGCAGGTGACCATCCCGGAGCTCGGCACGGTCGCCGCCGCGCGGCCACCGTTCGTGGTGCTGACCTCCAACCGCACCCGCGAGCTGCACGACGCCCTCAAGCGTCGCTGCCTCTACCACTGGATCGACCACCCGGGCCTGGCACGCGAGCTGGCGATCGTGCGGACGCGCCTGCCGGGGGTCGACCCCGCCCTGTGCGAGCAGGTCGTCAACCTGGTCCAGGCACTGCGAGGCCAGGGCGAGCTCATCAAGGCGCCGGGCGTCGCCGAGACGCTCGACTGGGCCCGCGCGCTCGCGGCGCTCGGCACCAGCGAGGTCGACGTGGAGTCGGCGGCCCGGACCCTCGGGACGGCCGTGAAGTACCGGGAGGACGCCGAACGGGTCCGCCAGCTCCTCGACAAGATGCTCACCCGGTAGGCCGGCATGTGGACCGCGACCGAGACCCTGCTGGGCCTGGCCCGTGCCCTGCGCGCCGCCGGGCTGCCCGTCACCGCCGACCGGGAACGCTCCTTCCTCCAGGCCGCGGCCCTCGTCACCCTCGACGACCGCTCCGGCGTGTACTGGGCCGGCCGCGCCACGATGACCGCCGACCCCGCCGACGCCCCCGTCTACGACCAGGTCTTCACCGCCTGGTTCGGCGGCACCGCCATGCACCTGACCCCGCGCCCGCGTCCGCCGTCGTCCACGACGCCGCAGGCGTCCCTGACCCCGACCGCCGACGGCGAGGGCGGGGCGGGGGAGCCGCTCTCCGCCGCCGCGTCGGGGACCGAGGTGCTCCGCCACCGCGACGTCGCCACGCTCGCCGCCGCCGAACGGGCCCAGCTCGCCCGACTCTTCGCCACCCTGCGGCCCCGGCCGCCGGCTCGCCGCGCCCACCGGCACGTGCCCGCGCGCACCGGCGCCGTCGACGGGCGGGCCACCCTGCGGGCGCAGCTGCGCCGCATGGGCGAGCCCGGCCCTGTGCACCACCGGCGCCGGTCGACCACGCCCCGCCGGGTGGTCGTCCTGCTCGACGTCTCCGGCTCGATGGCCCCCTACGCCGACTCGCTGCTGCGCCTGGCCCACACCATGGTGCGCGCGGCCCCGCGCACCACCGAGGTCTTCACCCTCGGCACGCGGCTGACCCGGGTGAGCGCCGCCCTGGGCGAGCGCGACGTCGAGCGCGCCCTCGCCGCGGCCGGCGAGGCCGTCCCGGACTGGTCCGGCGGGACCCGCCTGGGGGAGACCCTCGGCGCGTTCCTGGACCGGTGGGGCCGGCGGGGCACCGCGCGCCAGGCCGTCGTCGTCATCTGCTCGGACGGCTGGGAGCGGCAGGGCCCGGACCTGCTCGCCGAGCAGATGCGCCGCCTGCACGCTCTCGCGCACACGGTCGTGTGGGCGAACCCGCACCGCGGAAGGCCGGGCTACCGGCCGGTCCAGGCCGGTATCGTCGCGGCCCTGCCGCACGTCGACGTCTTCGTCCCCGGCCACTCGCTGGCCAGTTTCACCGAGCTGCTGGAGGTGGTGGGCAGTGCGTGACGTTCTCGACGAGCTCCTGGGGTGGTGGCAGGCCGGCAAGGAGGTGGCGATGGGGACCGTCGTCGCCACCTTCAGCTCCGCGCCGCGGCCGCCCGGTGCGGCGATGCTGGTCGGTCCGGGCGGGGAGGCGGTCGGCTCCGTCTCCGGCGGCTGCGTCGAGGGTGCCGTCTACGCCACCGGCGAGGAGGTGATCGCCTCCGGCACCCCGACCCTCGAGCGGTACGGCGTCAGCGACGAGTCCGCCTTCGCCGTCGGGCTGACCTGCGGCGGCATCCTCGACGTCTTCGTCGAACGGGTCTCGCAGGCCGACTTCCCCGAGCTCGGGGACGTGGCCGACGACGTGCGGTCGGGGCGGCCCGTCGCCGTCGCCACCGTCGTGACGCACCCCGACCCGGGCCGCGTGGGCCGCCGCCTCGTCATCCGCCCCGAGGGCGCCCCCGTCCAGGGCGGCCTGGGGTCGGACCGCGCCGACGACGCCGTGACCGACGACGCCCGGGGCCTCCTGGCCGCCGGACGCACCGAGACCCTCGAGTACGGGCCCGACGGCGAGCGTCGCGGCCAGGGCATGCGCGTGTTCGTCTCCTCCTACGCCCCTCGCCCGCGGATGCTCGTCTTCGGGGCGATCGACTTCGCGGCCGCCGTCGCCGGGATCGGGGCCTTCCTCGGCTACCAGGTCACGGTGTGCGACGCGCGCCCCGTCTTCGCCACCGCGTCCCGGTTCCCGCACGCCCACGAGGTCGTGGTGCGCTGGCCGCACGAGTACCTCGCGGAGGAGATCGCGGCCGGCCGGGTCGACTCCCGCACGGTCGTCTGCGTCCTCACGCACGACCCGAAGTTCGACGTCCCGCTGCTCACCGCCGCGCTGACGGGGCCGGACGTCGCCTACGTCGGGGCGATGGGCAGCCGCCGCACGCACACCGACCGCCTGCGGCGGCTGCGGGAGAACGGGCTGACCGAGCAGCAGCTGTCCCGGCTCTCCTCCCCGGTGGGGCTCAACCTCGGGGCGCGCACGCCGGAGGAGACCGCGGTGAGCATCGCCGCGGAGATCATCGCCCTGCAGTGGGGCGGCGACGGCGAGCGGCTCACCGAGACCTCCGGCCCGATCCACCAGCACGCGGCGGCGTTCGTGGACGACGCGGAGCCGCGGCTCGACGAGGACGCCGAGCTCGCGGCGATCCAGGACGAGGCCGAGCTCGCGGCCGTCGCGGAGGCGGCCTCGGACGACGACGACCGTGACCCGGACGACGACGGCGCCATGACCCGCTCGTGACCGTCGTGTGTGATCCGGGTCACCGAAATGCTTGCCCGTTCCGGCGATGCCCGACATGATCCGAGGTGACGACGACGTCCCTACCTGGAGGATCCATGACCCGCATCAGCGTGACTGTCGACGGCACCCGGTACACCGACGAGGTCGAACCCAGGACGCTCCTGGTCCACTACCTGCGTGAGACGCTCGGGAAGACCGGGACGGTGATCGGGTGCGACACCTCGAACTGCGGCGCCTGCACCGTCCACCTCGACGGCCGCTCCGTGAAGTCCTGCAACGTCCTCGCCGTCCAGGCCGACGGGCGCGAGGTCACCACCATCGAGGGGCTCGCCACCGACGGCGAGCTCCACCCCGTCCAGCAGGCGTTCCACGACTGCCACGCCCTGCAGTGCGGCTACTGCACGCCCGGCATGATCATGCAGGCCGCCGACCTGATCGCCCACACCGAGGACCTCACCGAGGAGAAGATCCGCGAGGGCATGGAGGGCAACCTCTGCCGGTGCACCGGCTACCACAACATCGTCAAGGCCGTGCAGCAGGCGGCCGCCCGCCCCGTGCCCGTCATGGAGGTGCAGCCGTGACCGCCGTCGAGGACCGCCCGACCACCGAGGTCGGCGCCGCCCGGAAGCGCAAGGAGGACCGCCGGCTCATCACCGGCCGCACCCGCTGGACGGACAACATCGTGCTGCCCGGCATGCTGCACCTGTCGATGGTGCGCAGCCCGTTCGCGCACGCGCGGATCACGTCGGTCGACACCGCCGCGGCCCGGGAGTCCGACGGCGTCGTCGCCGTCCTGACGGGGCGCGACGTGGCCGACGTGCAGGGCTCTCTGCCCAACGCCTGGCCGATCACCCCGGACCAGAAGGCTCCACCGCACCCGGCGGTCGCCGTCGACCGCGTGGCCTTCGCCGGCGAGATCGTCGCCGTGGTGGTCGCGCGCAGCGCGGCCGCCGCCCGGGACGCGGCGGAGCTGGTGGACGTCGACTACGAGGAGCTGCCCGCCGCCGTCGACCTCAAGGAGGCGGCAGCTGGCGCGGTGCTCGCCCATCCGGACCTCGGCACCAACGTCTCCGCCGTGTGGACGTTCGACTCCGCGCAGGCCGGGACTGGCTCGGACGTCGAGGACGCCATCCGTGACGCCGAGGTGCTCGTGGAGCGGGAGTTCCGCCAGCAGCGCCTCATCCCGTCCTACATGGAGCCACGCTCCACGGTCGTCGACCCCACGGGCGAGCAGTTCACCATGTGGTCCGCCACCCAGGTGCCGCACATCCTGCGGCTCATGCTCGCCCTCACCCTGGGCGTGCCGGAGTCGAAGGTCCGGGTCATCGCCCCCGACGTCGGAGGCGGGTTCGGCGGCAAGCTGCAGGTCACGCCGGAGGAGGTCATCACCTTCCTCGCGGCCCGTCACACCGGGAAGCCGTGCAAGTGGACCGAGACGCGCAGCGAGTCGCTGCTCTCCGGCCACCACGGCCGCGACCAGTGGCAGAAGCTCACCCTCGCCGCGCGCAAGGACGGCACCGTCACCGGCCTGAAGGTGGAGCTGACCGCGGACATGGGCGCCTACCTCGGGCTCGTCACCTCGGGGGTGCCCATCCTCGGCGCGTTCATGTTCAACGCGATCTACAAGTTCCCCGCGTACCACTTCACCTGCACCAACGTCTTCACCAACAAGACGTGGACGGACGCCTACCGCGGTGCGGGCCGGCCCGAGGCCACCTTCGCGATCGAGCGGATGATGGACGAGCTCGCCGTCGAGCTGGGCATGGACCCGCTGGAGGTGAGGGAGAAGAACTGGATCAGGCACGAGGAGTTCCCGTTCACCACCGTGGCCGGGCTGGAGTACGACTCGGGCAACTACGAGGCGGCGACGGCGCGGGCCAAGGAGCTCTTCGGCTACGACGGGCTGCGCCGGGAGCAGGCGGAGCGGCGGGCGAGCGGCGACCCGGTCCAGCTGGGCATCGGCATCTCCACCTTCACGGAGATGTGCGGGCTGGCGCCCTCCCGGGTGCTCGGCGCGCTGAGCTACGGGGCCGGCGGCTGGGAGCACGCCTCCATCCGGATGCTGCCCTCGGGGAAGGTCGAGGTCATCACGGGGTCCTCCCCGCACGGCCAGGGGCACGAGACCGCCTGGAGCCAGATCGTCGCCGACCGGCTGGGCGTGCCGTTCGACGACGTCGAGGTCCTGCACGGCGACACCCAGATCTCCCACAAGGGGCTGGACACCTACGGCTCCCGCTCCCTCGTCGTCGGCGGCCAGGCCGTGGTCAAGGCCGCCGACAAGGTGATCGAGAAGGCGCGGCCGCTCGCCGCGCACGTCCTCGAGGCGGCCGAGGAGGACCTGGAGTTCGCGGGCGGGAAGTTCCAGGTCAAGGGCACCGACACCGCGATCGGGCTGACCGACCTCGCCCTGGCCGTCTTCGGCGCCCACGACCTGCCCGACGGGATGGAGCCGAGCCTCGACGCCGACGCCACGTTCGACCCGGTGAACTTCTCCTACCCGCACGGCACCCACCTGTGCGCGATGGAGGTCGACACCGAGACCGGGCAGTCGAAGATGCGCAGCTACGTCTGCGTGGACGACGTCGGCACGATCGTCAACCCGCTCCTCGTCGAGGGACAGATCCACGGCGGGCTGGTGCAGGGCATCGCGCAGGCGCTGTGGGAGGAGGCCGTCTACGACGAGCAGGGCACCCTCGTGACCGGCTCGTTCGTCGACTACACGCTCCCCACGACGGCCGACACGATCTCCTTCGTCACCGACAACACGGTCACGCCGTCGACGACGAACGATCTCGGCACCAAGGGCGTCGGCGAGGCAGGCACCATCGCCTCGACCCCCGCCGTCGTCAACGCCGTGCTCGACGCCGTCCGGCACCTCGGGGTCGACGACATCACCATGCCGCTCACCCCGGCGAAGGTGTGGCGGGCCGTCCAGGACGCCGGTGCCACCGGAAAGGGCGCTCACGCCGACGGCGGAGCCTCCGCCGTCGGGGCCTCCGCGGCGCGGGCGAGCGCGGCGGACGGACCGGACGCCATGGCCGAAGCGATCCGCGCGGGCACGACGGCCGGCACGGACTCCGGAGCCGCCCCGGCCGGACCGACCGCCGGCACCGCGCCCGACGACCCCGGCCGGCCCGAGGCGCCACCGCACTTCGCGCCCGGCCAGCCCAACCAGGACGACCCGGAAGGTGGTGCGCGATGATCCCCGCGACGTTCGACTACGTGGCGCCCGCGAGCCTCGAGGAGGCTCTCGCGACGCTGGCCGAGCACGGCGACGACGCCAAGGTGATCGCCGGCGGGCAGTCACTGCTGCCCGTGCTGCGGATGCGGCTGAACACCCCTGAGGTGCTCGTGGACCTGAGCCGGGTGCCCGGCCTCGCCGGGATCACCGACGCCGGCGACCACCTGCGGGTCGGGGCGATGACCACCTACCAGCAGCTCCTCGACGACCCCTCGGTGGCCGAGCACGCAGGGGTCCTCGTCAAGGCGGTCACCACGGTCGCCGACCCGCAGATCCGCCACCGCGGCACGCTCGGCGGGGCGCTGGCCCACGCGGACCCGGCCGGTGACGTCGGCGCCCCGGTCCTCGCCCTCGACGCGACGATGGTCATCGGCGGGCCCGGCGGGGCCGAGCGGCGGGTGCCCGCGACCGAGTTCTTCGTCGACCTCTTCGAGACGGCGGTCGGCGAGGGGGAGGTGCTCGTCGCGATCGAGATCCCCAAGCACACCGGCTGGGGGAGCGCGTACGAGAAGTTCGTCCGCGTCGCCCACCAGTGGGCGATCGTCGGGGTCGCCGTCACCGCCCGCGCCGAGGGCGGAACCATCGCGGAGGCGCGGGTGGCGCTGACGAACATGGGCTCGACGCCGGTGCGCGCCCACGACGTCGAACGCGCACTCCTCGGCGTCGCGGCCACGGCGGAGAACCTCCGGGACATCTGCGCGCGGGTGGGGGAGGGGACGCAGCCACCGTCCGACCTCAACGGCGACGCCGACTACCGCCGGCACCTCGCCGGCGTGCTCACGCGCAGGGCTGTCCTGTCGGCCGTGGGCGCGGGAGCCTGAGCCGATGGAGCTGACGCACTCCTTCACCGTCCCGGCCGACCCGGACCGGGCGTGGCAGCTGCTCACCGACCTGCACCGGGTGGGCAGCTGCTTCCCCGGCGCGACGGTCACCGAGGCCGACGCCGAGCAGTTCTCCGGGACCGTCAAGGTCAAGCTCGGGCCCATCGCCCTGACGTACGCGGGGTCCGGGAAGTTCGTCGAGCGCGACGACGCCGGACACCGGGCCGTCATCGAGGCCCGGGGCAAGGACAGGCGCGGCAACGGCACCGCGTCGGCGACGGTGACGGTGTCGCTGACCGGCGACGGCAACGGCACCCGGGCGGAGGTCCTCACGGACCTGTCGGTCACGGGCAAGCCGGCCCAGTTCGGCCGGGGCGTGATGCAGGACGTCTCCGACAAGCTGCTCGGGCAGTTCGTCGCCTGCATCGAGGGTCAGTTCGCGGAGAGCGGCGACGGTGAGGCCACGCGCACCCGTCCGGCGGTGCCGGCTGCCGTCTCCGCCGGCGCCGGGGACGGTGCCACCGCGGAGCCGGACGGCGGGACGGGCGCGGAGTCGGACGCGGCGGCGTCCGACGGCGTTCCGGTGACGTCACCGCCGCGGGCGGCCCCGTCACCCTCGCCGCAGGCGGCGCCGGCGGAGCGACCGCAGCGCGCCGCCGACGGCGCCCCGCGTCCCGCGCCCTCCTCCGCGCCGCGCCGGGAACCGACCGCGACGCCGCCGGGCGACGACGCCATCGACCTCGGGTCCGCCGTCCTGCCCGTGCTGCTCCAGCGGTACGCGGGGGCGCTCGCCGTCGGGGTCGCGGGGTTCGCGGCCGGCGTCCTCGTCGGCCGGGCCGGCCGCCGCTGAGCGCGGCACGCCCTCGGGCCGCCTCGGTCGGCGCCGCGCCGTCAGGTCCGGCCCGAGGGCGCCCCCGACGTGGCGTCAGCCTCGGCCGACGGCGGCCCCGACCTGCCGGACGGCCCAGTCGGTGACCAGCCTGACCACGCGGTCGTCGAGCGGCCGGCGCACCTCCTTCTTGTAGGCGCTCAGTGACGCAGGTCCGTCCTGACGGCGCAGGATGTGGGTGACGTCAGGGACCTCGTGCGTCTCCACGGCAGCCGGCACGGTGCTCGCGATGGTGGCGAGGTCGCCGACCGGCGTCTGGAGGTCCTTGGTGCCCGTGACCGCCAGGACGGGGACGTGGATGCGGGCGAGGTCGACGCGCGGGTCGTAGGCCATGAACTCCCGGTGCCAGCGGGCGTTGAGCCGGGTGCCGTCGACGCGGGCCACGTCCGTCGTCGTCGCCCTGATCGTCCGGTGGTTCTTCGCGACCCGCTTCTCCAGGTCGGTGCGCATCAGTCGCAGGACCGCACGCACCGCAGCGGGCAGCGTCGGCGCGATCTGGCGGGCCTGCCAGCGCAGCAGCTCCTCCCCGGGCGTCGCCGAGCCGGAGAGGAGAACCACCCCGGCGGGCACGCCCGAGCGTGCCGCGACCATGCCGGCGAGCAGCGCCCCCTCGCTGTGACCGAGCACCAGCACGCGCTCGGGATCGACGCCGGGCGCGGCGGCGAGCACCTCGAGCGCGGCCTCGGCGTCGTCCGCGCCGTCGAGGAACCCGGCGCTGCGGAACTCCCCGGTGCTGGCGCCCACGCCGCGCTTGTCGTAGCGCAGGGTCGCCAGGCCGGCGCCGGCCAGCGCCCGCGCGAGCTGCCCGGTGACGTCCAGGGGAAGCCTCTTGACGTTGGAGTCCCGGTCCACGGGGCCGGAGCCCGGAACGAGGAGGACCGCCGGGAACGGGCCCGCCCCCTCCGGGACGGTGAGGGTCCCGGCCAGGATGTGCTCGCCGGAGCGGATGCTGATCTCGGCCGTGTCGGTCCGTGTCGCGGTCATGTCGGTCCTTCGGGGAGTGCCAGCGGCTCGGGCGCCGCCGGTCTGGCGCTGCTATCGTTCCCACAAGTGAGAACGGTGTCATCGTTCCCGAGGAGGAGATGGGCTCGTGCGCCCGACGGAGATCCTTCTGCACCCCGTCCGGCTGCAGGTCGTCCACGCCTTCCTCGGCGGACGCTCGCTGACGACGGCTGACCTGCGCCGGGAGCTTCCGGAGGTCCCGGCCGCCACCCTGTACCGCCAGGTCGCGGCGCTGGTGGCGGGCGGGGTGCTCGAGACGGTCGCCGAACGGCCGGTGCGCGGCGCCGTCGAACGGACCTACCGGCTCGCCGCCGACGCGCCGGTCGCGGTCGGCTCGGAGGACGCGCAGGGCATGAGCCGGCGCGACCACGAGCAGGCGTTCCTCACGTTCGCACTCGGGCTCGTCGCGGACCACGACCGGTACGTCGCCGGGGAGGACGTCGACCTGGCGCGCGACCAGGTGGGCTACCGCCGCGCCGCCCTCCACCTGAGCGACGAGGAGACCGCGCGGCTCGTCGCCGACCTGCGTGCCGTCGTCGCCCCTTACCGCGAGCTGCCGCCGGCGCAGGGGAGGAGGCGGCGGATCCTCGCCACCGTGCTGCTGCCCGCCGACCCGCCCGAGACGGTCAGTGGATGCCCGCCATCTTCCGGGTGATCCACCGGTTCATCACGGCGATCACGATGCCGATGACGATGGAGGTACCGCCGAGGAACAGGAAGTAGGGCACCTCGTTGTTCGGGTCGTAGAACCGTGCGAGCCAGCCGGCGGCGGCGGAGCCGACGGCGACGGAGAGGAAGAACAGCGCGATCATCTGCGTGTGGAACGCCCGGGGCGCCAGCTTCGTGGAGAGTGACTGCCCCACCGGCGAGAGGAACAGCTCGGCCATCGTGAACAGGAACAGGATCAGCACCAGCCAGAGCAGCGGCGTGCTGTTCGCGCCCCCGCCGGCATAGGGGATGAAGAGCAGGAACGCGACGCCCATCACCATGGTCCCGATCGCGAACTTCCACGGGGAGGTCGGCTGGCGCGGCCCCATGCGCTGCCACATCGCCGCGAAGACGCCGGCGAAGATGATGATGAAGATGGGGTTGATGGACTGCACCCAGCTCGGCGGCATGGTCCAGCCGAAGAACGTGCGGTCCAGGCGCTGGTCGGCGTAGACCGAGACCACCGTGAACTGCTGCTGGAAGAGCGACCAGAACGCGGCGCTGGCGATGAACATCGGGATGAACGAGACGACGCGGCCGCGCTCGATCTCGTCGATCTTGCGCGAGCGCAGCATGAGGGTGAACAGCGCCACCGCCGCGAGGAGCGTCAGGACGACGACGATCGCGGCGAGACGTTCAGCGGTGATGACACCGAGCAGGGAGAGGGCGGCGACCACCACGACGACGGCGATCGCGACGCCCGCGTACCGCACGCGCTGGTTCGTGGGCAGCGGGTTGGTGACCTCGTGGCCCGCCGACCCGATGGTCGAGCGGCGCAGGATGAGGTACTGCACCAGACCCGCAGCCATGCCGAGGGCCGCGAGCCCGAAGCCCCAGTGGAAGCCCTGCATCTTCCACAGCAGGCCGGTGAGCAGCGGACCGATGAGGGCACCGAGGTTGACGCCCATGTAGTAGATGGAGAACCCGGCGTCGCGCCGTGTGTCGTCCGGCTCGTACATGTCGCCGAGCACGGAGCTGGTCGTCGCCTTGAGTGTCCCGGAGCCGAACGCGATGCAGACCAGGCCGATCCCCACCCCCAGGAAGCCGGGAACGACGGCCAGCGAGATGTGCCCGCACATGATGAGGACGGCGGCGCCCAGCAGCGTGTGCTCGGCGCCGAAGAGCCGGTCGGACACCCAGGCGCCGAGGATGGCCGAGAGGTACACCAGCCCGCCGTACGCACCGACGATCGAGGTCGCTGCCGCCTCGGAGAGGCCCAGCCCGCCCTGGGTGGCGGAGTAGTACAGGTAGAAGATGAGGATGCCCTGCATCCCGTAGAAGCTGAACCGCTCCCACATCTCCACGCCGGCGAGGTTCGCCAGGCCGGGCGGGTGACCGAAGAACGAGCGGGGCTTTCCCTGCGGGGCGCCGGGGTCCGGCAGGGGGGTCGTGGGTGCGGGTGCGTCGCGGTCCACCAGACGAGAGTCGCACGCGTACCGGCGGTGCGCTACCCCGGGCGATGGCGGCACCGCCGAGCCCGCTCCGGTCCCGCGCCCCGACGGCGGACGCGCATGTCCGTCGTCCGCCGCCCCTGGCCACCCCGTCGCGGCCCGACGGCGCCCGTGCGGTCCGCGCGCACGGGCGCCGTCGTCTCAGCGGTCGCCGAGGACCGCGAGGGTCGCTACGACCCGAGCGTCGCCGTGACCTTGAAGCGCTCGGCGAGCTCGACGTCGACCGCGGTGACGTGGGCGCCGGCGAAGGTCTGCTTCTTCAGGTCGATCGTCCGGTTGCGGTACCGACCCAGCATCGACTCGATGATGCCGCCGGCGAGCTTGCCGATCATGCCGCCCGCCTTCGCCGTCAGCTCCTCGACGTGGACGACCATGTCCTCGTCCAGCCGGAGCTGGGCGTGCCCGGTGACGTTGGCGGAGGCGATCCCCTTCGTCACCTTGGCCTCGAGGTCCACGCTCCAGCGGTTCGGGCCCGTGGTCCGCGGGGTGACCTTGACGTCCTTGATCGTGACGCCCTTCTTCTTCCCCACCTCGGCGGCCACGGTCGTGGCGGCGGCGCTGACGGCGGCGACCTCTCCCTCGACCACCGCGCGGCCGGAGGTCGAACCGGTGGTGGACCGCTCGTCACGGAACGCGAGCCAGAGCTGGGCCGAGTCGTCGTGCAGCCACGTGGCGGGCACGTGGTTCGCCTCCACCTGCACGGAGACCGGGGCGCCGAAGGCGGTCACCGGCTGCCCGACGAGGGTGAACGACTGCAGCTCGGCGGGCGTGCCGCCGGCGGTGGACCGCGGCGGGCGCAGGCTGATCGACGTGCGGGAGAGGTAACGGTTGTCGATGACGCTGCCGGAGAGGTCGACGTTGAGGACGTCGACCGCGTCCGGGGAGGTCATCTCCGCGGTGACGGTGACGTCGCTCTCGCGCAGGTGCAGGGAGTCGCGGAGCGACCCGGCGACCCGCCGGGCGAGGTCGTCACCATCGACCGGGATCTCACCGGCGCCTGCAGGGATCATGTGTGCTCCTCATGAATTCGGGTCGCCGCATCGTGCGACCGCTGGGCTCGACGAAAGTCCCGTCGATGCTACGCAGCCGGAGCGGCGCCCGCGCCACCGGGGGGCCGCCCCGCCGTGGCTCCGCCTCCTCGTCCTGCCGCGCCGGCAGAGGCCCGAGGTCAGTCCGGCCCCACGTGGGCGACCACCCAATCGGCGAGCGGCCGGAGCTCCCCCCACATCTGCTGCACGTGGTCCAGAGCCTCGGGGGTGGGCAGCCACTCCGGCGTGCCGACGTTGGTGACCGCCATCAGCTCCTTCCGTCGCAGCAGGTCGATGCGGGGGTGGTCGGCCGGGTAGCCGCGGGGCCGGGTCTTCAGTGCGGCGCCCTCGATGACGTATCCCCGGCCGACGAGGGAGGAGACGATGCCCTCCAGCGCGGCTCCGGCGTCGGAGGCGACCGCATTGCGGAAGCGGTCGGTCTGGGCGGGG
It encodes the following:
- a CDS encoding vWA domain-containing protein; amino-acid sequence: MWTATETLLGLARALRAAGLPVTADRERSFLQAAALVTLDDRSGVYWAGRATMTADPADAPVYDQVFTAWFGGTAMHLTPRPRPPSSTTPQASLTPTADGEGGAGEPLSAAASGTEVLRHRDVATLAAAERAQLARLFATLRPRPPARRAHRHVPARTGAVDGRATLRAQLRRMGEPGPVHHRRRSTTPRRVVVLLDVSGSMAPYADSLLRLAHTMVRAAPRTTEVFTLGTRLTRVSAALGERDVERALAAAGEAVPDWSGGTRLGETLGAFLDRWGRRGTARQAVVVICSDGWERQGPDLLAEQMRRLHALAHTVVWANPHRGRPGYRPVQAGIVAALPHVDVFVPGHSLASFTELLEVVGSA
- a CDS encoding FAD binding domain-containing protein yields the protein MIPATFDYVAPASLEEALATLAEHGDDAKVIAGGQSLLPVLRMRLNTPEVLVDLSRVPGLAGITDAGDHLRVGAMTTYQQLLDDPSVAEHAGVLVKAVTTVADPQIRHRGTLGGALAHADPAGDVGAPVLALDATMVIGGPGGAERRVPATEFFVDLFETAVGEGEVLVAIEIPKHTGWGSAYEKFVRVAHQWAIVGVAVTARAEGGTIAEARVALTNMGSTPVRAHDVERALLGVAATAENLRDICARVGEGTQPPSDLNGDADYRRHLAGVLTRRAVLSAVGAGA
- a CDS encoding (2Fe-2S)-binding protein, which produces MTRISVTVDGTRYTDEVEPRTLLVHYLRETLGKTGTVIGCDTSNCGACTVHLDGRSVKSCNVLAVQADGREVTTIEGLATDGELHPVQQAFHDCHALQCGYCTPGMIMQAADLIAHTEDLTEEKIREGMEGNLCRCTGYHNIVKAVQQAAARPVPVMEVQP
- a CDS encoding AAA family ATPase; this encodes MEPTEVFASPSAVTTALETTGYLADPGLATVTYLAHQLSRPLLLEGEPGTGKTALAEALAEVLGRPLIRLQCYEGIDATQALYDWDFPRQILHLRAVEALAAARARAVPVNGRSGDDLTDSAPAPPTAQDLEAELFDERFLLARPVLRALRESPCVLLVDEIDRADDEFEAFLLEVLSTWQVTIPELGTVAAARPPFVVLTSNRTRELHDALKRRCLYHWIDHPGLARELAIVRTRLPGVDPALCEQVVNLVQALRGQGELIKAPGVAETLDWARALAALGTSEVDVESAARTLGTAVKYREDAERVRQLLDKMLTR
- a CDS encoding XdhC family protein yields the protein MRDVLDELLGWWQAGKEVAMGTVVATFSSAPRPPGAAMLVGPGGEAVGSVSGGCVEGAVYATGEEVIASGTPTLERYGVSDESAFAVGLTCGGILDVFVERVSQADFPELGDVADDVRSGRPVAVATVVTHPDPGRVGRRLVIRPEGAPVQGGLGSDRADDAVTDDARGLLAAGRTETLEYGPDGERRGQGMRVFVSSYAPRPRMLVFGAIDFAAAVAGIGAFLGYQVTVCDARPVFATASRFPHAHEVVVRWPHEYLAEEIAAGRVDSRTVVCVLTHDPKFDVPLLTAALTGPDVAYVGAMGSRRTHTDRLRRLRENGLTEQQLSRLSSPVGLNLGARTPEETAVSIAAEIIALQWGGDGERLTETSGPIHQHAAAFVDDAEPRLDEDAELAAIQDEAELAAVAEAASDDDDRDPDDDGAMTRS
- a CDS encoding xanthine dehydrogenase family protein molybdopterin-binding subunit, whose protein sequence is MTAVEDRPTTEVGAARKRKEDRRLITGRTRWTDNIVLPGMLHLSMVRSPFAHARITSVDTAAARESDGVVAVLTGRDVADVQGSLPNAWPITPDQKAPPHPAVAVDRVAFAGEIVAVVVARSAAAARDAAELVDVDYEELPAAVDLKEAAAGAVLAHPDLGTNVSAVWTFDSAQAGTGSDVEDAIRDAEVLVEREFRQQRLIPSYMEPRSTVVDPTGEQFTMWSATQVPHILRLMLALTLGVPESKVRVIAPDVGGGFGGKLQVTPEEVITFLAARHTGKPCKWTETRSESLLSGHHGRDQWQKLTLAARKDGTVTGLKVELTADMGAYLGLVTSGVPILGAFMFNAIYKFPAYHFTCTNVFTNKTWTDAYRGAGRPEATFAIERMMDELAVELGMDPLEVREKNWIRHEEFPFTTVAGLEYDSGNYEAATARAKELFGYDGLRREQAERRASGDPVQLGIGISTFTEMCGLAPSRVLGALSYGAGGWEHASIRMLPSGKVEVITGSSPHGQGHETAWSQIVADRLGVPFDDVEVLHGDTQISHKGLDTYGSRSLVVGGQAVVKAADKVIEKARPLAAHVLEAAEEDLEFAGGKFQVKGTDTAIGLTDLALAVFGAHDLPDGMEPSLDADATFDPVNFSYPHGTHLCAMEVDTETGQSKMRSYVCVDDVGTIVNPLLVEGQIHGGLVQGIAQALWEEAVYDEQGTLVTGSFVDYTLPTTADTISFVTDNTVTPSTTNDLGTKGVGEAGTIASTPAVVNAVLDAVRHLGVDDITMPLTPAKVWRAVQDAGATGKGAHADGGASAVGASAARASAADGPDAMAEAIRAGTTAGTDSGAAPAGPTAGTAPDDPGRPEAPPHFAPGQPNQDDPEGGAR